In the Micromonospora narathiwatensis genome, one interval contains:
- a CDS encoding zinc-dependent alcohol dehydrogenase, translating into MTGDAQAFWLRAPGEGEIRRVELPSPGPGEVLVRTRYSGVSRGTETLVFTGRVPADQHASMRAPFQEGDFPAPVKYGYLSVGVVEQGPDRLLGRTVFCLHPHQTAYVVPADAVVVVPENVPAARAVLAGTVETAVNALWDAAPLVGDRVTVVGAGMVGCCVAALLARFPGVRVQLVDADPARAAVAAALGVGFAVPADAAGDRDLVVHASATADGLQRALDLLRPERTVLELSWYGDRPVTLALGGAFHSKRLGIRSSQVGTVSPRRADRGYADRLALALELLADPVFDALLTGPSRFADLPDVLDRLAAGRLPALCHLITYAEE; encoded by the coding sequence GTGACCGGCGATGCCCAGGCATTCTGGCTCCGCGCCCCCGGCGAGGGCGAGATCCGCCGGGTCGAGCTGCCGTCGCCCGGCCCCGGGGAGGTGCTGGTCCGGACCCGCTACTCCGGCGTCAGCCGGGGCACCGAGACGCTGGTCTTCACCGGCCGGGTTCCCGCCGACCAGCACGCCAGCATGCGCGCCCCGTTCCAGGAGGGCGACTTCCCGGCCCCGGTCAAGTACGGCTATCTCAGCGTCGGTGTCGTCGAGCAGGGGCCGGACCGGCTGCTCGGGCGTACGGTCTTCTGCCTGCACCCGCACCAGACCGCGTACGTGGTGCCGGCCGACGCCGTGGTGGTCGTACCCGAGAACGTGCCGGCCGCCCGGGCGGTGCTGGCCGGCACGGTGGAGACGGCGGTGAACGCGCTCTGGGACGCCGCGCCGCTGGTCGGCGACCGGGTGACCGTGGTCGGCGCCGGCATGGTCGGCTGCTGCGTCGCCGCCCTGCTCGCCCGCTTCCCCGGCGTACGCGTCCAACTCGTCGACGCGGACCCGGCGCGGGCCGCGGTGGCCGCCGCGCTCGGGGTCGGGTTCGCCGTGCCCGCCGACGCGGCCGGCGACCGGGACCTCGTGGTGCACGCCAGCGCCACCGCCGACGGGCTGCAACGCGCCCTCGACCTGCTCCGCCCCGAGCGCACCGTGCTGGAGCTGAGCTGGTACGGCGACCGTCCGGTGACGCTCGCCCTGGGCGGGGCGTTCCACTCGAAGCGGCTCGGCATCCGCAGCAGCCAGGTCGGCACCGTGTCGCCCCGGCGGGCCGACCGCGGCTACGCCGACCGGCTGGCGCTGGCCCTGGAGCTGCTCGCCGACCCGGTGTTCGACGCGCTGCTCACCGGCCCGTCCCGCTTCGCCGACCTGCCCGACGTGCTCGACCGGCTCGCCGCCGGCCGGCTGCCCGCGCTCTGCCACCTCATCACCTACGCCGAGGAGTGA
- a CDS encoding 6-pyruvoyl trahydropterin synthase family protein produces the protein MFSVTVRDHMMVAHSFRGEVFGPAQRLHGATFVVDATFRRPELDADGIVVDIGLATEQLKAVLGALTYRNLDDEPAFAGVNTTTEVLARTVADRLAEAVHAGRLGDGAHGLAGITVTLHESHVAWASYERSL, from the coding sequence GTGTTCAGCGTGACCGTCCGGGACCACATGATGGTCGCCCACAGCTTCCGTGGCGAGGTGTTCGGGCCGGCGCAGCGGCTGCACGGCGCCACCTTCGTCGTCGACGCCACCTTCCGCCGGCCGGAACTCGACGCCGACGGCATCGTGGTCGACATCGGCCTGGCCACCGAGCAGCTCAAGGCCGTGCTCGGCGCGCTGACCTACCGCAACCTCGACGACGAGCCGGCCTTCGCCGGGGTGAACACCACCACCGAGGTGCTGGCCCGCACGGTCGCCGACCGGCTCGCCGAGGCCGTGCACGCCGGCCGCCTCGGCGACGGCGCCCACGGCCTCGCCGGGATCACCGTCACGCTGCACGAGTCGCACGTCGCCTGGGCCAGCTACGAAAGGTCCCTGTAG
- a CDS encoding amino acid ABC transporter ATP-binding protein yields MSTVTATSVSLAVRDVHLAFGAHQVLRGADLDVARGATACVIGPSGSGKSTLLRTINRLIEPDRGDVLLDGRSVLGDDPDALRQRIGMVFQQFNLFPHMTVLRNITLALRKLKKLGEDEAAQVAREQLDLVGLAGKADARPAHLSGGQQQRVAIARALALRPQVMLFDEATSALDPELVKGVLKVMADLSAAGMTMVVVTHEMGFAREVADTVAFMDAGVVLEAGEPAAVFEAPEHPRLRRFLSQVL; encoded by the coding sequence TTGAGCACCGTCACCGCCACCTCGGTCAGCCTCGCCGTCCGGGACGTACACCTGGCCTTCGGCGCCCATCAGGTGCTGCGCGGCGCCGACCTGGACGTGGCCCGGGGCGCCACCGCCTGCGTGATCGGCCCGTCCGGCTCCGGTAAGTCGACCCTGCTGCGCACCATCAACCGGCTCATCGAACCGGACCGCGGCGACGTGCTGCTGGACGGCCGCAGCGTGCTCGGCGACGACCCGGACGCGCTGCGCCAGCGCATCGGCATGGTCTTCCAGCAGTTCAACCTCTTCCCGCACATGACCGTGCTGCGCAACATCACCCTCGCGCTGCGCAAGCTCAAGAAGCTCGGTGAGGACGAGGCGGCGCAGGTCGCCCGGGAACAACTGGACCTGGTGGGGCTGGCCGGCAAGGCCGACGCCCGGCCGGCGCACCTGTCCGGCGGGCAGCAGCAGCGGGTGGCGATCGCCCGCGCGCTGGCCCTCCGCCCGCAGGTGATGCTCTTCGACGAGGCCACCTCGGCGCTCGACCCGGAGCTGGTCAAGGGCGTGCTCAAGGTGATGGCCGACCTCTCCGCCGCCGGCATGACGATGGTGGTGGTCACCCACGAGATGGGCTTCGCCCGCGAGGTCGCCGACACGGTGGCCTTCATGGACGCCGGCGTCGTCCTCGAGGCCGGCGAGCCGGCCGCCGTCTTCGAAGCGCCGGAGCACCCGAGGTTACGCCGCTTCCTGTCCCAGGTGCTCTGA
- a CDS encoding ABC transporter ATP-binding protein — protein MTARPLLDAHLVADRGAFHLDVRLRIAAGEVVALLGPNGAGKTTALRILAGLHPLGAGHLTLDGVDLDRPERRTWIPPERRPVGVVFQDYLLFPHLTALDNVAFGPRRRGADRRTARDWAQGWLDRVGLRGQARHKPRQLSGGQAQRVALARALAVEPTLLLLDEPLAALDARTRLDTRAELQRHLGEHPGATLLVTHDPLDALVLADRLVIVEHGRVVQEGDAATVTARPRTDYVARLVGLNLHRGRADGHTVTVGGLTLTAADRVHGDAFVAFAPAAVALHPTRPDGSPRNVWPASVAGVQRHGDNLRVQLDGPIAVAADVTPAAAAHLRLHPGQPVWAAVKAAETRAYPA, from the coding sequence GTGACGGCGCGGCCCCTGCTCGACGCGCACCTGGTCGCCGACCGGGGCGCCTTTCATCTCGACGTCCGGCTCCGGATCGCCGCCGGCGAGGTGGTCGCCCTGCTCGGCCCGAACGGCGCCGGCAAGACCACCGCCCTGCGCATTCTGGCCGGGCTGCATCCGCTCGGCGCCGGGCATCTCACCCTCGACGGGGTGGACCTCGACCGGCCCGAGCGGCGGACGTGGATCCCGCCGGAGCGGCGGCCGGTGGGCGTGGTGTTCCAGGACTACCTGCTCTTCCCGCACCTGACCGCGCTCGACAACGTCGCGTTCGGGCCGCGCCGGCGGGGCGCCGATCGGCGTACCGCCCGCGATTGGGCGCAGGGCTGGCTGGACCGGGTGGGCCTGCGCGGGCAGGCCCGGCACAAGCCGCGCCAGCTCTCCGGCGGGCAGGCCCAGCGGGTCGCCCTGGCCCGGGCGCTCGCCGTCGAGCCGACCCTGCTGCTGCTCGACGAACCCCTCGCGGCGCTGGACGCCCGGACCCGGCTGGACACCCGCGCCGAACTCCAGCGGCACCTCGGCGAGCATCCCGGCGCCACCCTGCTGGTCACCCACGACCCGCTGGACGCCCTGGTGCTCGCCGACCGGCTGGTGATCGTCGAGCACGGGCGGGTGGTGCAGGAGGGCGACGCGGCCACCGTCACCGCCCGGCCCCGCACCGACTACGTGGCCCGGCTGGTCGGACTCAACCTGCACCGGGGCCGCGCCGACGGGCACACGGTCACCGTCGGTGGGCTCACCCTCACCGCAGCCGACCGGGTGCACGGGGACGCGTTCGTCGCCTTCGCGCCCGCCGCCGTGGCGTTGCACCCCACCCGCCCCGACGGCAGCCCGCGCAACGTGTGGCCGGCCAGCGTGGCCGGGGTGCAGCGGCACGGCGACAACCTGCGTGTCCAGCTCGACGGGCCGATCGCCGTCGCCGCCGACGTCACCCCCGCCGCGGCGGCTCACCTGCGGCTGCACCCCGGCCAGCCGGTCTGGGCGGCGGTGAAGGCGGCGGAGACGCGGGCGTATCCGGCCTGA
- a CDS encoding GTP cyclohydrolase II has protein sequence MDETLPTATVRTQVTVPLRFPDGYVTTARLHSFHGLVDGREHLAFGLGDRAAAEDRPAPDVVPPLVRPHSECLTGDVFGSQRCDCGPQLREAVERIAEAGGYLLYLRQEGRGIGLYAKLDAYALQDGGLDTYEANVALGRGADERDYTVAAQMLAALGVSRVALLSNNPDKAAQLDRLGVTVVDRVPTGVHLSPANANYLAAKATHADHALDLPFVP, from the coding sequence ATGGACGAAACGCTGCCCACGGCCACGGTTCGGACCCAGGTCACGGTCCCGCTGAGGTTCCCCGACGGGTACGTCACGACCGCCCGGCTGCACTCCTTCCACGGCCTGGTCGACGGTCGGGAGCACCTCGCGTTCGGGCTCGGCGACCGGGCCGCCGCCGAGGACCGCCCGGCGCCGGACGTCGTACCGCCGCTGGTCCGCCCGCACAGCGAGTGCCTCACCGGGGACGTGTTCGGCAGTCAGCGTTGCGACTGCGGGCCACAGCTGCGGGAGGCGGTCGAGCGGATCGCCGAGGCCGGCGGATACCTGCTCTACCTGCGCCAGGAGGGCCGGGGCATCGGCCTGTACGCCAAACTCGACGCGTACGCCCTCCAGGACGGGGGTCTGGACACGTACGAGGCGAACGTGGCGCTGGGCCGGGGCGCCGACGAGCGTGACTACACGGTGGCCGCGCAGATGCTCGCCGCGCTGGGCGTGAGCCGGGTGGCCCTGCTCAGCAACAACCCGGACAAGGCGGCCCAGCTCGACCGGCTGGGCGTGACGGTGGTCGACCGGGTACCGACCGGCGTGCACCTGTCCCCGGCGAACGCCAACTACCTGGCGGCGAAGGCGACCCATGCCGACCACGCCCTCGACCTGCCGTTCGTGCCGTGA
- a CDS encoding CDP-alcohol phosphatidyltransferase family protein, with product MSTVRNGPLVGLIVQFVLLAGLAGTTEIGVSGWLAGLAYGVALGGLLRHGLRAVGADRLGPADRVTLARALLVGGVLALVVSGRGGTAPVAALVPLTAVALALDAVDGRVARRTGTTSALGARFDMEVDAFLILLLSVHLAPSLGGWVLAIGGMRYAFVAASRLLPWMRGTLPARHWRKVVAATQGVVLLVAAGGVLPPVAATALVAGALALLVESFGRDVVWLWRHRPAVAAVEAVHPSRRPRSAPLAARQQPLATRPAPLATRQPV from the coding sequence GTGTCCACGGTTCGAAATGGCCCACTGGTCGGGCTGATCGTCCAGTTCGTCCTGTTGGCGGGGCTCGCCGGCACGACGGAGATCGGGGTGTCGGGGTGGCTCGCCGGCCTGGCGTACGGCGTGGCGCTCGGTGGCCTGCTCCGGCACGGCCTGCGGGCCGTCGGCGCGGACCGGCTCGGCCCGGCCGACCGGGTGACCCTGGCCCGGGCGCTGCTGGTCGGCGGGGTGCTGGCCCTGGTCGTGTCCGGCCGGGGCGGGACGGCGCCGGTGGCGGCGCTGGTCCCGCTGACCGCCGTGGCGCTGGCGTTGGACGCGGTCGACGGCCGGGTGGCCCGGCGTACCGGCACGACGAGCGCCCTGGGCGCGCGCTTCGACATGGAGGTCGACGCGTTCCTGATCCTGCTGCTCAGCGTCCACCTCGCACCGTCGCTCGGCGGCTGGGTGCTGGCCATCGGCGGCATGCGGTACGCCTTCGTCGCGGCGAGCCGGCTGCTGCCCTGGATGCGGGGCACGCTGCCGGCGCGGCACTGGCGCAAGGTCGTCGCGGCGACCCAGGGCGTGGTGCTGCTGGTCGCGGCCGGCGGGGTGCTGCCCCCGGTGGCGGCCACCGCGCTGGTCGCGGGCGCGCTGGCCCTGCTGGTCGAGTCGTTCGGCCGCGACGTGGTCTGGCTGTGGCGGCACCGTCCCGCCGTCGCGGCGGTCGAGGCCGTCCACCCGTCCCGCCGCCCCCGATCGGCACCCCTGGCCGCGCGACAACAACCCCTGGCCACACGGCCGGCACCCCTGGCCACACGGCAGCCGGTGTGA
- a CDS encoding RibD family protein: MTARPYVLLSCAMSIDGYIDDATTDRLLLSNDSDLDRIDAVRAACDAILVGAATVRRDDPRLLVRSDTRRADRVARGLPPSPVKVTVTGSGDLDPTARFFALGDGVKLVYCPTGAAEKTREQVGQVATVVDVGEPVTPQAILTDLAVRGVRRLMVEGGGSVHGQFLTAGVADELHLVVAPFFVGDRRAPRFVGDGRFPWRPGRRARVVEVRQIDDVVLTRYALSDRCPPG; the protein is encoded by the coding sequence GTGACCGCCCGGCCGTACGTGCTGCTGAGCTGCGCCATGTCGATCGACGGCTACATCGACGACGCCACCACCGATCGGCTGCTGCTCTCCAACGACTCCGACCTCGACCGGATCGACGCGGTCCGGGCCGCCTGCGACGCCATCCTGGTCGGCGCGGCCACCGTCCGCCGCGACGACCCACGGTTGCTGGTGCGCTCCGACACGCGGCGGGCCGACCGGGTGGCGCGCGGCCTGCCGCCGTCGCCGGTGAAGGTCACCGTCACCGGCAGCGGCGACCTCGACCCGACGGCCCGGTTCTTCGCGCTCGGCGACGGGGTGAAGCTGGTCTACTGCCCGACCGGAGCGGCGGAGAAGACCCGCGAGCAGGTCGGCCAGGTGGCGACCGTGGTCGACGTCGGCGAACCGGTCACCCCGCAGGCGATCCTCACCGACCTCGCCGTCCGGGGCGTCCGCCGGCTGATGGTGGAGGGCGGCGGCAGCGTGCACGGCCAGTTCCTCACCGCCGGCGTCGCCGACGAGTTGCACCTGGTGGTCGCGCCGTTCTTCGTCGGCGACCGCCGGGCGCCCCGGTTCGTCGGGGACGGGCGTTTCCCCTGGCGTCCGGGCCGCCGCGCCCGGGTCGTCGAGGTACGCCAGATCGACGACGTGGTGCTCACCCGGTACGCCCTCTCCGACCGCTGCCCGCCGGGCTGA
- a CDS encoding glycosyltransferase family 4 protein, which produces MTLVHVVLPGDIDDPADPSGGNAYDRRVCHGLAALGWTVREHPVPGGWPHPEPAARAALAGLLAALPDAALVLLDGLVAAVVPEVLAPHARRLRLVVLVHLPAGDEAEARSLAGAAGVIATSEWTRRRLLDRHRLPAGRVRVAAPGADPAPVAPGSPAGTRLLCVAAVTPLKGHDVLAAALATLADLPWTCDCVGPLSRDPGFVERLCRQLADTGLADRVRLPGPWAGAARDAAYAAADLLVLPSRRETYGMVVTEALARGVPVLGSDTGGLPEALGHTPDGHRPGLLVPADDPAALAGALRRWLTDPTLRDRLRRAARRRRDTLTGWTVTVDRLAAALKEAASA; this is translated from the coding sequence ATGACGCTCGTCCACGTGGTGCTGCCCGGCGACATCGACGACCCGGCCGACCCCAGCGGGGGCAACGCGTACGACCGGCGGGTCTGTCACGGCCTGGCCGCCCTCGGCTGGACCGTCCGGGAGCACCCCGTGCCCGGCGGCTGGCCGCATCCCGAGCCGGCGGCGCGGGCCGCCCTCGCCGGACTGCTCGCCGCGCTGCCCGACGCCGCGCTCGTCCTGCTCGACGGCCTGGTCGCCGCCGTGGTGCCGGAGGTGCTGGCCCCGCACGCCCGGCGGCTGCGCCTGGTGGTGCTCGTCCACCTGCCCGCCGGGGACGAGGCCGAGGCCCGGTCGCTGGCCGGGGCGGCCGGCGTGATCGCCACCAGTGAGTGGACCCGCCGCCGGCTGCTCGACCGCCATCGGCTCCCCGCCGGGCGGGTACGGGTCGCCGCGCCCGGAGCGGACCCGGCACCGGTCGCCCCCGGCTCGCCGGCCGGCACCCGGCTGCTCTGCGTCGCGGCCGTCACTCCGCTCAAGGGGCACGACGTGCTCGCCGCCGCGCTGGCCACCCTCGCCGACCTGCCCTGGACCTGCGACTGCGTCGGTCCGCTCAGTCGGGACCCGGGCTTCGTCGAGCGGCTGTGCCGGCAGCTCGCCGACACCGGCCTGGCCGACCGGGTCCGGCTGCCCGGACCATGGGCCGGGGCCGCCCGGGACGCCGCGTACGCCGCCGCCGACCTGCTGGTGCTGCCGTCCCGGCGGGAGACGTACGGGATGGTGGTAACCGAGGCCCTCGCGCGGGGCGTACCGGTGCTCGGCAGCGACACCGGCGGGCTGCCCGAGGCGCTCGGACACACCCCGGACGGCCACCGGCCCGGCCTGCTCGTGCCCGCCGACGACCCGGCGGCGCTGGCCGGCGCGCTGCGCCGCTGGCTCACCGACCCGACCCTGCGGGACCGGCTGCGCCGCGCGGCCCGGCGGCGGCGGGACACCCTCACCGGCTGGACGGTCACCGTGGACCGGCTCGCGGCGGCCCTGAAGGAGGCGGCGTCGGCTTGA
- a CDS encoding class I SAM-dependent methyltransferase, with the protein MTIQLPPDFADWLWLREPADAAARSVDLVDAVRRRLPADRPVVVHDLGSGTGSMARWLAPRLPGPQHWVLHERDPDLLARAAAEWDTADGGPVTVATRGSDITRLRAADLADAHLVTASALLDMLTADEVERTVAACAGRPTLFALTVVGRVEFTPTDPLDAELTAAFNAHQRRTVDGRTLLGPDAVPATVAAFRHRGVDVQIRSSPWRLGPDQPALTAEWLAGWLDASVEERPDLAGAAGAYRERRLAEAASGRLRVVLHHADLLAG; encoded by the coding sequence TTGACCATCCAACTTCCCCCCGACTTCGCCGACTGGTTGTGGCTGCGCGAGCCCGCCGACGCGGCGGCCCGCTCGGTCGACCTGGTGGACGCGGTCCGCCGCCGGCTGCCGGCCGACCGGCCCGTGGTCGTGCACGACCTGGGCAGCGGCACCGGCTCGATGGCCCGCTGGCTCGCGCCCCGCCTGCCCGGCCCGCAGCACTGGGTGCTGCACGAGCGCGACCCCGACCTGCTGGCCCGCGCCGCCGCCGAGTGGGACACCGCCGACGGCGGGCCGGTCACCGTGGCGACCCGGGGCTCCGACATCACCCGGTTGCGGGCCGCCGACCTCGCCGACGCCCACCTGGTCACCGCGTCGGCGCTGCTGGACATGCTCACCGCCGACGAGGTCGAACGGACCGTGGCCGCCTGCGCCGGCCGCCCCACGCTCTTCGCGCTCACCGTGGTCGGCCGGGTGGAGTTCACCCCGACGGACCCGCTCGACGCGGAGCTGACCGCCGCGTTCAACGCCCACCAGCGCCGCACCGTCGACGGCCGGACCCTGCTCGGGCCGGACGCCGTGCCCGCCACCGTGGCCGCGTTCCGCCACCGGGGAGTCGACGTCCAGATCCGGTCCAGCCCCTGGCGGCTCGGCCCCGATCAGCCGGCGCTGACGGCCGAGTGGCTGGCCGGCTGGCTCGACGCGTCCGTCGAGGAACGGCCGGACTTGGCCGGCGCGGCCGGGGCGTACCGGGAGCGGCGGCTGGCGGAGGCGGCGTCCGGTCGACTGCGCGTGGTGCTGCACCACGCCGACCTGCTGGCCGGGTGA
- a CDS encoding lysylphosphatidylglycerol synthase domain-containing protein has protein sequence MLGVLVWSVGAGPFLTGLRMIDAPALAAALAIGAVTTVCSAWRWSLVADGLGVRLPLPTAVAHCYRAVFLNSTLPGGVLGDVHRALRHGRDAGDIARGIRAVVWERTAGQLVQLGIAVGVLTVLPSPVRAYLPVLAAGLAVAGLALVLLARAVPRSGASRWARVARTAVADVRAGLLARRTWLGVVTASVVVVAGHLATFVLAARTAGADAPLPRLLPLALLALLAMGLPANVAGFGPREGVAAWAFAAAGLTAAQGVATATVYGALVLVASLPGAAVLLRRIPRREAGNCRSSRLR, from the coding sequence GTGCTCGGCGTCCTGGTCTGGTCGGTGGGCGCCGGCCCGTTCCTGACCGGGCTGCGGATGATCGACGCGCCGGCACTCGCCGCCGCCCTCGCCATCGGCGCGGTCACCACCGTCTGCAGCGCCTGGCGCTGGTCGCTGGTCGCCGACGGGCTCGGCGTACGGCTGCCGCTGCCGACCGCCGTCGCCCACTGCTACCGGGCGGTCTTCCTCAACTCCACCCTCCCGGGTGGGGTGCTCGGCGACGTGCACCGGGCGCTCCGGCACGGCCGCGACGCCGGAGACATCGCCCGGGGCATCCGGGCCGTGGTCTGGGAGCGTACGGCCGGTCAGCTGGTCCAGCTCGGCATCGCGGTGGGCGTCCTGACGGTGCTGCCGTCGCCGGTCCGGGCGTACCTGCCGGTGCTGGCGGCCGGGCTGGCCGTCGCCGGGCTGGCGCTGGTGCTGCTGGCCCGGGCGGTGCCCCGCTCCGGCGCGTCCCGCTGGGCGCGGGTGGCGCGTACCGCCGTGGCGGACGTCCGCGCCGGCCTGCTGGCCCGGCGTACCTGGCTCGGCGTGGTCACGGCGTCGGTGGTGGTGGTCGCCGGCCACCTGGCCACCTTCGTGCTCGCGGCGCGCACCGCGGGCGCCGACGCGCCGCTGCCCCGGCTGCTGCCGCTGGCCCTGCTCGCGCTGCTGGCCATGGGGCTGCCGGCGAACGTGGCCGGCTTCGGGCCGCGTGAAGGGGTGGCCGCCTGGGCGTTCGCCGCCGCCGGGCTGACCGCCGCCCAGGGCGTCGCCACCGCCACGGTGTACGGCGCGCTGGTTCTGGTCGCCAGCCTGCCCGGCGCGGCGGTGCTGCTGCGCCGGATCCCCCGCCGGGAGGCCGGCAACTGTCGGTCATCCCGCCTACGGTGA
- a CDS encoding alkaline phosphatase family protein has protein sequence MPLLARPRRPAGNPPTGPSPTTTPATPPDGTGPVGSPASPTRRHRFAAGSLTGLAALLVLAALVVPGQPGRIGPAAFLRIPVEGLIAAALLLVLPARVRRPVAVLLGLALGLLAVLRLLDLGLFVARDRPFDVLLDWGLVDDGFGFVADSVGRAGAVAAAAGMLLLAVGLPVLMTGSVLRLTRLAVRHRAGAVRVVAALSVLWLGCALAGVRLAGGVPVAGRDASTLVAAHAGQVRAGLRDRAAFAAEVAADAYRDVPGDRLLTGLRGKDVLVAFVESYGRDAVEKPELAPGVNAVLDDGYRRLRAAGYDARSGFLTSPTFGGGSWLAHATLLSGVWIDNNQRHGELLAGDRLTLNGAFHRAGWQTVGMLPAATEPWPEGGFFGWDRYYDAESLAYRGPRFSYAPMPDQYTLATFQRLERARPHQPLMAEIPLVSSHSPWSPIPKPVRWDAVGDGTIFHEASTGATDARDVVRRDGARIRADYRGAVEYTLGTLVSYVLTYGGDDLVLVFLGDHQPAAPVTGAGASRDVPITIVAKDPAVLRRVAGWGWHDGLRPGPHAPVWRMDTFRDRFLAAFGPETGH, from the coding sequence TTGCCACTCCTCGCCCGCCCCCGCCGGCCCGCCGGGAACCCGCCGACCGGACCGTCCCCCACCACCACCCCGGCCACCCCGCCGGACGGGACCGGGCCGGTGGGCTCCCCGGCGTCGCCGACTCGGCGGCACCGGTTCGCGGCCGGCTCGCTCACCGGTCTCGCCGCGCTGCTGGTGCTCGCGGCTCTCGTCGTACCGGGTCAGCCGGGCCGAATCGGGCCGGCCGCGTTCCTGCGGATCCCGGTGGAGGGGCTGATCGCCGCGGCGCTGCTGCTCGTCCTCCCGGCCCGGGTACGCCGTCCGGTCGCGGTGCTGCTCGGCCTGGCGCTCGGGCTGCTCGCCGTGCTCAGGCTGCTGGACCTGGGCCTCTTCGTGGCCCGGGACCGGCCGTTCGACGTGCTGCTCGACTGGGGGCTGGTCGACGACGGCTTCGGCTTCGTCGCCGACTCGGTCGGGCGGGCCGGCGCGGTCGCCGCGGCGGCGGGGATGCTGCTCCTCGCCGTCGGGCTGCCCGTCCTGATGACCGGGTCGGTGCTGCGGCTGACCCGGCTCGCCGTACGGCACCGGGCCGGCGCCGTACGGGTGGTCGCGGCGCTGTCCGTGCTCTGGCTGGGCTGCGCCCTGGCCGGCGTACGGCTCGCCGGTGGCGTACCGGTCGCCGGCCGGGACGCCAGCACCCTGGTCGCGGCGCACGCCGGTCAGGTACGCGCCGGACTGCGCGACCGCGCCGCGTTCGCCGCCGAGGTGGCCGCCGACGCGTACCGGGATGTGCCCGGTGACCGGCTGCTGACCGGGCTGCGCGGCAAGGACGTGCTGGTCGCGTTCGTGGAGAGCTACGGCCGGGACGCCGTCGAGAAGCCCGAGCTGGCACCGGGCGTCAACGCGGTGCTCGACGACGGCTACCGCCGGCTGCGTGCGGCGGGGTACGACGCCCGCAGCGGCTTCCTCACCTCACCCACCTTCGGCGGCGGCAGCTGGCTGGCCCACGCCACCCTGCTCTCCGGCGTGTGGATCGACAACAACCAGCGGCACGGCGAACTGCTGGCCGGCGACCGGCTCACCCTGAACGGCGCGTTCCACCGCGCCGGCTGGCAGACCGTCGGGATGCTGCCCGCCGCCACCGAGCCCTGGCCCGAGGGCGGGTTCTTCGGCTGGGACCGGTACTACGACGCGGAGAGTCTCGCCTACCGGGGGCCGCGGTTCAGCTACGCGCCCATGCCGGACCAGTACACCCTCGCGACCTTCCAGCGGCTGGAGCGGGCCCGGCCGCACCAACCGCTGATGGCAGAGATCCCCCTGGTCTCCAGCCACTCCCCCTGGTCGCCGATCCCGAAGCCGGTCCGCTGGGACGCGGTCGGCGACGGAACGATCTTCCACGAGGCGTCCACCGGCGCCACCGACGCCCGGGACGTGGTACGTCGGGACGGCGCGCGGATCCGCGCCGACTACCGCGGCGCCGTCGAGTACACGCTCGGCACCCTGGTCTCGTACGTGCTCACCTACGGCGGGGACGACCTGGTGCTGGTCTTCCTCGGCGACCACCAGCCGGCGGCCCCGGTGACCGGGGCGGGGGCCAGCCGGGACGTGCCGATCACCATCGTGGCGAAGGACCCTGCGGTGCTGCGCCGGGTGGCGGGCTGGGGATGGCACGACGGGCTCCGCCCCGGACCGCACGCCCCGGTGTGGCGGATGGACACCTTCCGGGACCGCTTCCTCGCCGCCTTCGGCCCGGAGACCGGTCACTGA